In Acidianus brierleyi, one genomic interval encodes:
- a CDS encoding DUF2299 domain-containing protein: MDLDNEIKNWIQSLGLSIFTPPQAKEFFHISVTPPQGGPVVDIVRPLENSNFYIIAMGVGVHPTHQNALKELKDSDRKKFINEIKYDILKMGLDVIFLPMGQEVPQIIQITRVVIAENLTANEFMNSFYFVRNAGMLVIFKFTDTFGNIPQGQTSTKYL; the protein is encoded by the coding sequence ATGGATCTAGATAATGAAATAAAAAACTGGATTCAGTCATTAGGATTATCAATATTTACTCCTCCTCAAGCTAAAGAATTTTTCCACATAAGTGTGACTCCACCACAAGGAGGACCAGTGGTAGATATTGTAAGACCGCTAGAGAATAGTAATTTCTATATTATAGCTATGGGAGTAGGAGTACATCCCACTCATCAAAACGCATTGAAAGAATTAAAAGATTCTGATAGAAAAAAATTCATTAATGAAATTAAATACGATATATTAAAAATGGGATTAGATGTAATATTTTTGCCTATGGGTCAGGAAGTGCCCCAAATTATTCAAATAACACGAGTTGTAATAGCAGAGAATCTAACTGCAAACGAATTCATGAATTCGTTTTATTTCGTAAGAAATGCAGGTATGCTAGTAATTTTTAAATTTACTG